The following are encoded together in the Cynocephalus volans isolate mCynVol1 chromosome 4, mCynVol1.pri, whole genome shotgun sequence genome:
- the LOC134376558 gene encoding olfactory receptor 5T1-like yields MEGLSSEENMYSMKLKNVTEVTMFILMGFTDQFKQPVILFLLFLAIYLFTLVGNLGLVVLVIKDSRLHNPMYYFLSVLSFLDACYSTAVTPKTLVNFLTENKSISIPGCAAQMLLLATFGTTECFLLAAMAYDHYVAIYNPLLYSVSMSPRVYLSLIIASYVSGFLNATTHTVATFRLSFCGSNVIRHFFCDIPPLLAISCSDTRINQLLLFYFAGSIEIVSLLIVLISYSFILVAILKMHSAEGKLKVFSTCGSHLTGVTIYHGTILFMYVRPSSSYTLEHDMTVSIFYTIVIPMLNPIIYSLRNKDVKEAMKRWFERNQFINKVYFQHRVNMKERWVSVHISMVRN; encoded by the coding sequence ATGGAAGGATTGTCATCAGAAGAGAATATGTACAGTATGAAGTTGAAGAACGTAACTGAAGTCACCATGTTTATACTGATGGGCTTCACAGATCAATTTAAGCAGCCGGTCATcctatttttactatttcttgcAATCTATCTTTTTACTCTGGTGGGAAATTTAGGACTGGTTGTATTGGTCATTAAGGATTCCAGGCTCCACAATCCCATGTATTATTTTCTGAGTGTTTTGTCATTCTTGGATGCCTGCTATTCTACAGCTGTCACTCCAAAAACATTGGTCAATTTCCTGACAGAGAATAAGTCCATTTCAATACCTGGATGTGCAGCACAGATGCTTCTCCTCGCTACTTTTGGAACAACGGAATGCTTTCTCTTGGCTGCAATGGCTTATGATCACTATGTAGCCATCTACAACCCACTTCTGTATTCAGTGAGCATGTCACCCAGGGTCTATCTGTCACTCATCATTGCTTCCTATGTCAGTGGATTTTTAAATGCTACTACACACACAGTGGCCACATTCAGGTTGTCCTTCTGTGGATCCAATGTAATTAGACATTTCTTTTGTGATATCCCTCCTCTCCTTGCTATTTCTTGCTCTGACACTCGCATAAATCAGCTTCTACTCTTCTACTTTGCTGGATCTATTGAGATAGTCAGTCTACTTATTGTCCTGATCTCCTACAGTTTCATTTTGGTGGCCATTCTGAAGATGCACTCTGCTGAAGGGAAGCTAAAAGTATTCTCTACATGTGGCTCTCACCTAACTGGAGTGACAATTTATCATGGGACTATCCTCTTCATGTATGTGAGACCAAGTTCCAGCTACACTTTGGAGCATGACATGACAGTTTCGATATTTTACACCATTGTGATTCCCATGCTGAATCCCATCATCTACAGTTTGAGGAACAAAGATGTAAAAGAGGCAATGAAAAGATGGTTTGAGAGAAATCAGTTTATAAATAAAGTGTATTTTCAGCATCGAGTAAACATGAAAGAACGTTGGGTGTCAGTTCATATTTCTATGGTCAGAAACTAG
- the LOC134376559 gene encoding olfactory receptor 5T1-like, with protein sequence MEGLSSEENMYSMKLKNVTEVTMFILMGFTDQFKQPVILFLLFLAIYLFTLVGNLGLVVLVIGNSRLHNPMYYFLSVLSVLDACCSTVVIPKMLVNFLTENKPISISGCAAQMFLFVTFGTTECILLAAMAYDRYVAIYNPLLYSVSMSPRVYMPLIIASYVGGTLTATTHTVATFRLSFCGSNEIRHFFCDIPPLLDISCSDTHTNQLLLFSFAGSIEIVTILIVLISYAFILVAILKMHSAEGKQKIFSTCGSHLTGVSIYYGTILFMYVRPSSNYTLEHDMIVSVFYTIVVPMLNPLIYSLRNKDVKEAMKRWFDRNWPMNKVNFHH encoded by the coding sequence ATGGAAGGATTGTCATCAGAAGAGAATATGTACAGTATGAAGTTGAAGAACGTAACCGAAGTCACCATGTTTATACTGATGGGCTTCACAGATCAATTTAAGCAGCCGGTCATCCTATTTTTACTGTTTCTTGCCATTTATCTTTTTACTCTGGTAGGAAATTTAGGACTGGTTGTACTGGTCATTGGCAATTCCAGGCTCCACAACCCCATGTACTATTTTCTGAGTGTTCTGTCAGTCTTGGATGCCTGCTGTTCTACAGTTGTCATCCCCAAAATGTTGGTCAATTTCCTGACAGAGAATAAGCCCATTTCAATATCTGGATGTGCAGCACAGATGTTTCTCTTTGTTACTTTTGGAACCACAGAATGCATTCTCTTGGCTGCAATGGCTTATGATCGCTATGTAGCCATCTACAACCCCCTTCTGTATTCAGTAAGCATGTCTCCCAGAGTCTACATGCCACTCATTATTGCTTCGTATGTTGGTGGCACTTTAACTGCTACTACACACACAGTGGCCACGTTCAGACTGTCCTTCTGTGGATCCAATGAAATTAGACATTTCTTTTGTGATATCCCTCCTCTCCTTGATATTTCTTGTTCTGACACCCACACAAACCAGCTTCTACTCTTCTCCTTTGCTGGCTCTATTGAGATAGTCACTATACTTATTGTTCTGATCTCCTATGCTTTCATTCTGGTGGCCATTCTAAAGATGCACTCTGCTGAAGGGAAGCAAAAAATCTTCTCTACATGTGGCTCTCACCTAACTGGAGTGTCAATTTATTATGGGACAATCCTCTTCATGTATGTGAGACCAAGTTCCAACTACACTTTGGAGCATGACATGATAGTGTCAGTATTTTACACCATTGTGGTTCCCATGCTGAATCCTCTCATTTACAGTTTGAGGAACAAAGATGTAAAAGAGGCAATGAAAAGATGGTTTGATAGAAATTGGCCTATGAATAAAGTGAATTTTCATCACTga